The following are encoded in a window of Sminthopsis crassicaudata isolate SCR6 chromosome 3, ASM4859323v1, whole genome shotgun sequence genomic DNA:
- the LOC141559910 gene encoding olfactory receptor 51V1-like — translation MSITLVINSSSNFLLTGFPGLEWAHHWISIPVFSVYLAAILGNATILHIVRTDPSLHQPMYYFLAMLASTDLGLCVSTMPTVLGVLWLDLRGIHLYACVLQLYIVHSFSYMESAMLFAMAYDRFVAITNPLRYPTKLTSSRVVKITIILGLRSTMIIIPPVARLLWLSYCRHNTLSHSYCLHQDMIRLSCSNTKFNNFYALIVIFLSMGSDFLFILLSYAMIFRSVLAIASHKGQLKAINTCVSHILAVLCFYVPVLGLSIVHRFAKHSSPIIHIVMGNVYILFPPLMNPIIYSIKTQQIRRAIIKVISLRQAR, via the coding sequence ATGTCCATTACACTGGTTATCAATTCGAGTTCTAACTTTCTGCTGACAGGTTTCCCTGGCCTGGAGTGGGCCCACCACTGGATCTCTATCCCAGTCTTCTCAGTCTATCTGGCTGCCATACTGGGTAATGCCACAATCCTCCACATTGTCCGCACTGACCCCTCCCTGCACCAGCCAATGTATTACTTCCTGGCAATGCTGGCGAGTACAGACCTAGGCCTGTGTGTATCTACCATGCCCACAGTGCTGGGGGTTCTGTGGCTTGATCTCCGTGGCATCCACCTCTACGCCTGTGTCCTCCAGCTCTATATTGTGCATTCCTTCTCCTACATGGAATCAGCCATGCTTTTTGCCATGGCCTATGACCGTTTTGTTGCCATCACCAACCCATTGAGGTATCCCACCAAGCTCACCAGCTCCCGGGTGGTGAAGATCACAATAATACTTGGGCTCCGGAGCACCATGATTATCATACCTCCAGTTGCACGACTGCTTTGGCTCTCCTACTGCCGCCATAACACTCTCTCCCACTCTTATTGTTTGCATCAGGATATGATCCGCCTTTCCTGCTCCAATACAAAATTCAACAATTTCTATGCTTTGATTGTGATCTTTCTCTCCATGGGCTCAGACTTCCTCTTCATTCTGCTCTCCTATGCCATGATCTTTCGCTCTGTTTTGGCCATTGCTTCCCATAAGGGACAGCTCAAGGCCATTAACACATGTGTGTCTCACATCCTGGCTGTCCTGTGTTTCTATGTCCCAGTGTTGGGCCTGTCCATTGTGCACCGGTTTGCTAAGCATTCCTCACCCATAATACATATTGTGATGGGAAATGTGTACATTCTCTTCCCACCACTAATGAATCCTATTATCTATAGCATCAAGACCCAACAAATCCGCAGGGCAATTATCAAGGTGATTTCTCTGAGACAGGCCAGATAA